A portion of the Candidatus Bathyarchaeota archaeon genome contains these proteins:
- a CDS encoding SufD family Fe-S cluster assembly protein, whose translation MSGDKEKALRARDKPSALGPDLNLEDFSRNSEPWLSCPISSLPEYITRQSSNVGIRSDEKERAGTYFQIDHSVVFQDVQKMFEGQVEIINTRNAFEKYDWLKDYWWKLIPVDTDKYTALAELHWDYGYFLRVLEGQKVTLPLQSCLFISRDNLNQNVHNIIIAEPDSEVQIITGCIVHPNVQKGLHVGISEFYVKEGAKLTFTMIHNWAQNFHARPRTAALVENDATFVSNYICLKPVKSLQMYPVAYCKGENSRARFNTILYGTGNSYMDVGSKVILQGVNSRAEIITRAIAADNAQIYARGTLVGEQTDSKAHLECRGLLVSDTAFIHAVPELIGKVSGTDLSHEAAVGKIAEDQIQYLMARGFSEDEAGSLIVRGFMDVSIFGLPDLLKDEIKRMVDATTIKAL comes from the coding sequence ATGTCCGGCGATAAGGAAAAGGCGTTACGGGCTAGAGATAAACCCTCAGCCTTAGGGCCTGACCTAAACTTGGAGGATTTCTCCAGAAATTCTGAGCCTTGGCTCTCTTGCCCTATTTCATCTCTTCCAGAATATATCACTCGGCAATCCTCAAACGTTGGGATAAGATCGGATGAAAAAGAAAGAGCTGGCACATATTTTCAAATAGATCACTCAGTAGTTTTTCAAGACGTTCAAAAGATGTTTGAGGGGCAAGTTGAAATAATAAACACTAGAAATGCCTTCGAAAAATATGATTGGCTGAAGGATTACTGGTGGAAGCTTATCCCGGTCGACACCGACAAATATACCGCGTTAGCTGAACTCCACTGGGATTACGGCTATTTTCTCCGAGTATTAGAAGGCCAAAAAGTTACGCTACCTCTTCAATCATGTCTCTTCATTTCAAGGGACAATCTAAACCAGAATGTTCACAACATAATAATAGCAGAGCCAGATTCAGAAGTTCAAATAATAACAGGATGCATAGTTCATCCTAACGTTCAGAAAGGACTGCACGTCGGAATCTCTGAGTTCTATGTAAAAGAAGGGGCAAAACTCACTTTCACAATGATTCATAACTGGGCTCAAAACTTCCACGCACGTCCCAGAACTGCAGCGCTTGTGGAAAACGATGCCACATTTGTAAGCAACTACATCTGTCTAAAACCAGTTAAAAGTCTCCAAATGTATCCCGTTGCCTACTGCAAGGGTGAAAACTCTAGAGCTAGATTCAATACAATCTTATATGGAACAGGAAACTCCTACATGGACGTTGGCTCAAAAGTAATTCTCCAAGGCGTAAATAGTAGGGCAGAGATCATCACCCGGGCAATAGCGGCTGATAATGCGCAAATATATGCTCGCGGTACTTTAGTAGGGGAGCAAACGGATAGTAAGGCGCATTTAGAATGCAGAGGTCTCTTAGTCTCCGACACTGCATTCATCCACGCTGTTCCAGAGCTCATTGGGAAGGTAAGTGGAACCGACCTTTCACACGAGGCCGCTGTCGGGAAAATAGCCGAAGATCAAATACAATACTTGATGGCGAGAGGATTCTCAGAAGACGAAGCAGGATCGCTTATCGTCAGAGGCTTCATGGATGTTAGCATTTTTGGGCTTCCAGATTTGTTAAAAGACGAGATCAAGAGAATGGTCGATGCAACAACTATAAAAGCTCTATAA
- a CDS encoding ABC transporter ATP-binding protein, with amino-acid sequence MLKIDGLTVEVAGRRVLEDVNLEIPEGEVHVLFGPNGCGKTSLILSILGFSNYRIVSGKILFNGVDVTTMPINERVKLGIGIAFQNPPVIRGVKLGDILRSFMKGDTSSKRSGYELAEAVNLPVDFLDRDLNVGFSGGEMKRSEILQVLAQKPKFVMLDEPDSGVDIENLELIGKVINNFLEDRSGLLITHLGYILRYVDVDKAHVLIDKTIACSGKPIEILNHILSEGYRWCEKCPAIRKRRYGLEINPQP; translated from the coding sequence ATATTGAAAATAGATGGCTTAACAGTGGAAGTTGCTGGTAGGAGGGTATTAGAAGACGTTAATTTGGAGATTCCAGAGGGTGAGGTTCACGTTCTTTTTGGTCCCAATGGTTGTGGGAAGACGTCCTTGATCCTCTCAATTCTGGGATTTTCAAATTACCGCATCGTTTCCGGCAAGATATTGTTTAATGGAGTAGATGTCACCACTATGCCCATAAATGAGAGGGTAAAGCTCGGAATAGGCATTGCATTTCAAAATCCTCCCGTAATACGCGGAGTCAAGCTTGGGGATATTTTACGAAGTTTTATGAAGGGCGATACGAGTTCAAAGAGAAGTGGGTACGAGTTAGCTGAAGCCGTAAATCTTCCAGTGGATTTCTTGGACAGAGACTTGAACGTAGGTTTCTCAGGTGGAGAAATGAAAAGGTCGGAAATTCTCCAAGTGCTCGCGCAAAAACCAAAATTTGTTATGCTCGACGAACCAGACTCCGGTGTCGACATTGAGAACCTCGAGTTAATAGGAAAGGTAATTAACAATTTTTTGGAGGATCGGTCCGGACTTCTGATAACTCATCTAGGCTATATTTTGCGCTATGTAGATGTCGACAAGGCTCATGTATTAATTGACAAAACGATTGCCTGCAGTGGTAAGCCGATTGAAATCTTAAACCACATATTGAGTGAAGGGTACAGGTGGTGTGAGAAATGTCCGGCGATAAGGAAAAGGCGTTACGGGCTAGAGATAAACCCTCAGCCTTAG
- a CDS encoding formylmethanofuran dehydrogenase subunit A, translating to MKLLIRNGFVFDPQNGIDGEKMDIAIQDGRIVESVNPSEAVTIDASNMIVMPGGVDLHSHIAGAKVNAGRLLRPEDHYKDVEIKTSITRSGVGHSIPSTFTTGYRYARMGYTTVFEPATAPLKTLHTHEELNDIPILDKACFPLFGNNWIVMEYLKENRVEECAAYIAWMLNAVKGYAIKIVNPGGVEAWGWGKGIKSLDDQVPYFEITPREIIRGLCKVNKLLNLPHPIHVHCNNLGKPGNYRTTIETMDCISDLATDDKPIIHVTHVQFTGYGGVDWASLASGADKIAKYVNAHRHVTLDLGQIIFTDTTTMTADGPFQYQLYLLTGNKWINSDVEAETGAGVVPMRYRRNNYVHAVMWAIGLELALLVKDPWRVFMTTDHPNGGPFTAYPRVISWLMSREVRRKILAKVPRLARVRTNLSAIDREYTFYEIAIVTRAGTAKILGLKNKGHLGIGADADIAIYNINPNEVDPSKDYKKVRRAFRNAAYTIKDGEIIAKDGEIIKVPNGRTYWSKPEVRADLMDAMKAILVKKFEDYYTVKLENYYIPERCLVQSNPINVKASL from the coding sequence GTGAAACTACTCATCAGAAACGGCTTCGTTTTTGATCCTCAAAACGGAATTGATGGTGAAAAAATGGACATCGCTATTCAAGATGGAAGGATAGTTGAATCTGTTAATCCAAGTGAGGCGGTTACTATTGACGCTTCGAACATGATTGTAATGCCCGGCGGAGTCGACCTCCACTCCCACATAGCTGGAGCTAAAGTCAACGCAGGCAGACTCCTTCGCCCCGAGGATCATTATAAGGATGTAGAAATTAAAACCAGCATAACTCGCTCTGGAGTCGGGCATTCGATCCCCTCAACCTTTACCACTGGTTACCGTTACGCCAGAATGGGATATACCACTGTTTTCGAACCCGCAACAGCTCCACTAAAAACTCTGCATACCCATGAGGAGCTTAACGATATCCCGATTCTCGACAAGGCTTGTTTCCCCTTGTTTGGAAACAATTGGATCGTCATGGAGTATCTGAAAGAAAACCGGGTTGAAGAATGTGCTGCCTATATAGCGTGGATGCTTAATGCGGTTAAGGGTTATGCGATAAAAATCGTTAACCCCGGAGGAGTTGAAGCGTGGGGCTGGGGCAAAGGAATTAAAAGTCTAGACGATCAAGTTCCATACTTTGAAATTACTCCACGCGAAATTATTCGTGGACTCTGTAAAGTGAATAAACTATTAAACCTACCTCACCCGATTCATGTGCACTGCAATAACCTTGGAAAACCCGGGAATTATCGAACCACAATAGAAACCATGGACTGCATTAGCGATTTGGCTACAGACGATAAGCCAATTATACACGTTACTCACGTTCAGTTTACTGGTTATGGTGGAGTCGACTGGGCTTCTTTGGCTTCCGGTGCTGATAAAATTGCAAAGTACGTTAACGCCCACCGCCATGTGACCCTTGATCTGGGACAGATAATCTTCACCGACACCACAACAATGACTGCAGACGGCCCATTCCAATACCAATTGTATCTGCTTACTGGAAATAAGTGGATTAACTCGGATGTTGAAGCTGAAACTGGTGCAGGTGTGGTTCCAATGCGCTATCGACGGAACAACTATGTGCATGCCGTAATGTGGGCAATTGGACTAGAACTTGCACTCCTCGTGAAAGATCCTTGGAGAGTATTTATGACCACCGATCATCCGAACGGGGGGCCATTCACAGCGTATCCACGTGTGATTTCTTGGCTGATGAGTCGAGAAGTAAGGAGAAAAATCCTTGCAAAGGTCCCACGGCTTGCAAGAGTGAGAACAAACCTCTCAGCCATCGATCGTGAGTATACTTTCTATGAAATCGCTATTGTGACCCGTGCGGGCACAGCGAAGATTCTTGGGCTAAAAAATAAAGGACACCTTGGCATCGGAGCAGACGCTGATATCGCAATCTATAACATTAATCCGAATGAAGTTGATCCTTCTAAAGATTACAAAAAAGTACGAAGGGCGTTTCGAAATGCTGCATATACGATAAAAGACGGGGAGATTATTGCTAAAGACGGGGAAATAATAAAGGTGCCGAATGGCAGAACCTATTGGAGTAAACCTGAAGTTCGAGCGGACCTTATGGACGCGATGAAAGCTATCCTTGTTAAGAAGTTTGAAGACTACTACACGGTTAAGCTAGAAAATTACTACATTCCTGAACGTTGCCTAGTCCAATCCAATCCTATTAACGTTAAAGCAAGCCTCTGA
- a CDS encoding F420-dependent methylenetetrahydromethanopterin dehydrogenase, producing MVKIGFAKIGNIGTAPLIEFLLDERADREDVDVRVVSSGAKMNPAQAEEVATKLLDFKPYFAIVTSPNATLPGPAKAREILSKANIPTLVISDGPTKKIAKQLEETGFGYIIIDADSMIGARREFLDPIEMAVFNADIIKILAVTGVFNIVYTEIDNLIATSKKGEKLSLPHIIVDKEKAATAAGFQNPYAKAKAMAAYEISRRAADLTTEGCFVIREAERYIPLITAAHEMIRKAASLADEAREIEKQADSVLRKPHHRDGTILTKRKLMEKPTRPGGPPSA from the coding sequence ATTGTAAAAATCGGTTTTGCAAAAATTGGCAACATTGGCACAGCGCCATTAATCGAGTTTCTATTGGATGAACGAGCTGACCGAGAAGACGTCGATGTTAGAGTTGTTAGCTCCGGTGCAAAGATGAATCCGGCTCAAGCAGAGGAAGTAGCAACAAAGCTTCTGGACTTTAAACCCTACTTCGCAATTGTAACCAGCCCAAACGCCACATTACCTGGACCGGCAAAAGCTAGGGAGATTTTGTCAAAAGCGAATATTCCGACGCTCGTCATTTCCGATGGTCCAACGAAGAAAATTGCAAAACAACTGGAGGAAACTGGATTTGGCTACATCATAATTGACGCTGATTCGATGATTGGTGCTCGGAGAGAATTTCTAGATCCAATTGAGATGGCTGTTTTTAACGCGGATATAATAAAGATTCTTGCGGTTACCGGAGTTTTTAACATAGTTTATACTGAGATAGACAATCTTATAGCTACCTCAAAGAAGGGCGAAAAGCTAAGTCTACCTCATATAATCGTTGATAAGGAAAAGGCGGCGACAGCCGCTGGATTTCAAAACCCCTATGCTAAGGCAAAGGCTATGGCTGCCTACGAGATTTCAAGAAGAGCTGCGGATCTAACGACGGAAGGCTGCTTTGTAATTCGAGAGGCGGAACGATATATTCCCCTAATCACAGCCGCCCATGAAATGATTAGGAAAGCTGCCTCACTCGCTGATGAAGCAAGAGAAATCGAAAAACAAGCTGACTCTGTTCTGAGGAAGCCACACCATAGGGATGGAACAATTCTAACTAAACGCAAACTAATGGAAAAACCAACGAGGCCTGGAGGACCTCCAAGTGCCTAA
- a CDS encoding formylmethanofuran dehydrogenase subunit C — protein sequence MAEVKLTLKVSLHVPLDVSVISPDNFVGKSLEEIRSLNVWEGNRKARLDGFFEVEGETASSVENLTILLRGNGSKFRKLGRGMSNGKILVEGSAGLYLGEEMSGGTISVNGEVGSWCGTRMKGGLIEVKGNAGDYVGASYRGSTEGMKGGVIIIHGSAGNEVGAWMQNGLIKIFGDVGQFAGIHLQNGTIYILGNSEGRVGAQMKNGKIIVLGSVPAILPSFSFEEIRDKVKAGEEKVAGPFYVFSGDIVENGDGRLFISRKNNLHLKFFEKL from the coding sequence ATGGCCGAAGTCAAACTTACATTAAAAGTTTCCTTACACGTGCCCCTCGATGTGAGCGTAATTAGTCCAGACAATTTCGTAGGGAAGTCGTTAGAGGAAATCAGATCTTTAAATGTTTGGGAAGGAAATCGTAAAGCCAGGCTTGACGGCTTCTTTGAAGTAGAGGGAGAAACTGCGTCAAGCGTAGAAAATTTAACTATATTGCTTCGCGGTAATGGAAGCAAATTTCGAAAACTTGGTAGGGGTATGTCCAACGGGAAAATTCTCGTAGAGGGTTCAGCTGGGTTATATCTTGGGGAAGAAATGAGTGGCGGAACAATTTCGGTTAATGGAGAAGTTGGATCCTGGTGTGGTACACGAATGAAGGGAGGCTTAATCGAGGTTAAGGGTAACGCTGGAGACTATGTAGGTGCTTCCTATCGGGGAAGTACTGAAGGAATGAAAGGAGGAGTCATAATCATTCATGGGAGTGCCGGGAACGAAGTCGGTGCTTGGATGCAGAATGGATTGATAAAAATCTTCGGTGATGTGGGACAATTTGCTGGAATCCACTTACAAAACGGCACTATTTACATTCTTGGAAATTCAGAGGGGCGAGTTGGAGCTCAAATGAAAAATGGAAAGATCATCGTCCTCGGATCTGTCCCGGCAATCCTTCCAAGTTTTTCATTTGAAGAGATTAGAGACAAGGTGAAAGCAGGTGAGGAAAAAGTTGCAGGGCCATTTTACGTGTTCTCAGGCGACATTGTGGAAAATGGAGATGGAAGGTTGTTTATTTCCAGGAAAAACAATCTACATCTAAAATTCTTTGAAAAGCTTTAA
- a CDS encoding formylmethanofuran dehydrogenase subunit B yields MEVIQNVVCPFCGCCCDDIEVTIDSGKITGVKNACAIGMTKFLHYGDERNSSPMVRKNGELFKTTFDMAVEKTVEILTNAKYPILYGWSSTSCEAQKVGVELAEEVGGVIDNTSSVCHGPSIEAVQDIGESTCTFGEVKHRADLVVYWGCNPVQAHMRHLLRYSASCVGKFRKGRADRIIVVVDVRNSSTAKLADHFIQIEPNQDYEFISALRMAIRMEEIEQDSVAGVPVEKIEELADILIGCQFGIIFFGLGLTMSAGKNRNIDAALSLVRDLNSRTKFLIMPMRGHFNVTGANKVSAWQTGYPFAVDFSQGYPRYNPGDTSVIDILNRGECDAALIVASDPVAHFPQQAVKTLASIPVIVIDPHLNATSLLAEVVIPSAFVGIEAEGIVYRMDGVPLILKKLVEPSNGIHSDEAILRMILTQIRKRRG; encoded by the coding sequence TTGGAAGTTATTCAAAACGTTGTCTGTCCATTTTGTGGTTGCTGTTGCGATGACATTGAAGTAACGATCGACAGTGGAAAGATTACCGGGGTGAAAAATGCATGTGCCATTGGCATGACTAAATTCCTCCATTATGGCGATGAGCGAAATAGCTCTCCGATGGTTCGCAAGAATGGCGAACTTTTTAAGACAACCTTTGATATGGCTGTGGAGAAGACTGTTGAAATATTGACTAACGCTAAATATCCTATTCTTTATGGGTGGAGCTCAACTAGTTGCGAGGCGCAAAAAGTTGGAGTTGAGTTAGCTGAAGAAGTCGGAGGAGTTATTGATAATACCTCAAGTGTTTGTCATGGTCCTAGTATTGAGGCGGTGCAAGATATTGGAGAGTCTACCTGTACCTTTGGAGAAGTGAAACATCGTGCAGACTTAGTTGTGTATTGGGGATGTAACCCAGTTCAAGCCCATATGCGCCACTTATTAAGGTACAGCGCCTCTTGCGTTGGAAAGTTTCGTAAGGGTCGGGCTGACCGAATCATTGTTGTAGTTGACGTAAGAAATTCTTCAACCGCAAAGCTAGCTGACCACTTTATTCAAATTGAGCCCAACCAAGACTACGAGTTTATATCCGCACTACGTATGGCAATTCGAATGGAGGAAATCGAGCAAGATTCGGTTGCCGGTGTCCCAGTTGAAAAAATTGAGGAACTGGCTGACATTCTTATCGGTTGTCAATTTGGAATAATTTTCTTTGGGCTCGGCTTAACGATGAGTGCTGGAAAAAATCGAAACATAGATGCGGCGCTATCCCTTGTCCGCGACTTAAACAGTAGGACTAAATTCCTAATCATGCCAATGCGGGGACATTTCAACGTTACTGGAGCGAACAAGGTTTCTGCTTGGCAGACGGGCTATCCATTCGCAGTGGACTTCAGTCAAGGTTATCCCCGTTATAATCCGGGAGACACATCTGTGATCGATATTTTAAATCGAGGCGAATGTGATGCGGCATTAATCGTTGCCTCTGATCCAGTTGCACATTTTCCCCAACAAGCGGTTAAGACCCTAGCCAGCATCCCTGTCATTGTAATCGACCCGCATTTGAATGCCACTTCACTTCTAGCAGAGGTTGTCATTCCCTCGGCATTTGTAGGAATCGAGGCGGAAGGCATTGTTTATCGTATGGACGGTGTTCCCTTAATTCTCAAAAAACTCGTTGAGCCGTCAAATGGTATTCACTCAGACGAAGCTATTTTGCGGATGATTTTAACTCAAATCCGAAAGCGAAGGGGGTAA
- a CDS encoding molybdopterin dinucleotide-binding protein translates to MPKLKVVLITGRSIGQGQGKEYGKFSEKYKENVAVCEIDSSDLTKIGITSGQHVKVTTYHGSVVVKGVKSTQEPHPGIIFIPCGPWANAVICPKTHGTGMPSLKGIPAEIEPAPEEKVLGLRELVTQTLREG, encoded by the coding sequence GTGCCTAAATTGAAGGTTGTTCTTATTACTGGGAGAAGCATCGGTCAAGGTCAAGGAAAGGAATACGGAAAGTTCTCTGAAAAGTACAAGGAAAATGTGGCGGTTTGCGAAATTGATTCAAGCGATCTCACTAAAATAGGGATAACATCTGGGCAACATGTGAAAGTAACTACATACCATGGAAGCGTTGTGGTCAAGGGAGTTAAATCAACCCAAGAACCTCACCCTGGAATCATATTTATCCCATGCGGTCCATGGGCAAACGCTGTAATCTGCCCAAAAACCCACGGAACTGGAATGCCCTCACTTAAGGGGATTCCTGCTGAGATCGAGCCCGCTCCTGAAGAAAAGGTTCTTGGCTTGCGAGAGTTGGTTACGCAAACACTCAGGGAGGGATAG